In Spirochaetota bacterium, the sequence GTGCAATCCTTAATATCCATATTGAATGGATTTAAGGATTTTTTTATTTTTGGGGATATTCGATTATAGTCGTTTGATTGAATTTCATCATAGAATGAGAATCGAATTTTTTAATAACTTGCTCGGATGAATTTCTAAAAGTACAATAAAATATTAGTGAGGGATTATATATAAACATATTGGGAAGCAGCATCAACTCCCGACATAAGAGTTAAGGAGTAGAAACACTTGACAAGTTTATAAGCTATATTGTTAGTGTTACATTATCAATAATTGTAATACCGATTATTCATATATTTGGAGGCATTTAATGAGAGTGTCAGCTTACATCCTGTTGCTTTTTATTATAATAAACTCAGCCCATGGAGAGGACGATAAAAACTTTATTCTCAGAAAGAGGATAATGGAGACCAAGAAGAAGATAGAGTCCTATAATTCGAAATCAAAGGAGATTGAAGGGAGGACAGAGGAGTTTAGCAAAAAGCATGCGGAGAGGGTAAAGAAGAGGAGGAGGGATATCTCCAGATTGGGTGAGGATGTATCAAAATTTGAAAAAGAGCTGAGGGTGGAGAATATTAAGATAATGAGCAATAAAAAAGTTTTAAAAAACCTGGAAAGACAATTCGCCGTTTTCAGAAAGAAGATTAAGGAAAACATGAATAATTATAATCAATCTATATTAAAGGGATTACCAAAGAGTACTGAAGACCGTTCGCTCAATGTTTCAAGGTTAATTTCGGATACTGAATTTGCAAATATTACAACTGAGGAGATATTCAATAGATATTATATTTTCTTAAACAAGGAGCTAATTACTGGCCTGGATTCAGAGGTTTATGTTAAGGATAACATAGAGTATCTTCGAATAGGGTGGATATTGCTGGCATATTCCGATAGTGAGGGGAAGAATGTGGGCCTACTAACGAGAAAGGATGGGAAATGGGTATGGAGGAATAGTTTAGACTTCTCAATGCGGAAGGCGATCCGGGATTCTATAAAAATGGTTAAGGGCAAGAAAGCGCCTGAACTTATTAAATTTCCAATCCCCCTTGCCTTAATCAGGGAGGATCTGCAAGGAGCATTCAAATGAGAAGATACCTATTATGTTTAGTGGTACTTTGCCTCTCCTCATATCTTTATGCTGATGAGGAGGAGGTTCTACGGACAGAATACCAGCAATTTCAAAAGATATTGGAAAGCGCTGAGGAGAATTATTGGAAAAAGAAATATAGTCTCATAGAGATGAAGCAGGCAGCAAAGGATGAATTGGAAGGATTTGATAATGAGTATGATAACCTATTGAAAATGCGGAATAGTCTGAAAGAAGAGATATTGAGCTTGAAGATTGACAATAAGGACCTTAAGGATAATATTGATAACTACAAGATGCGCATTTCGGAGATATATGATTCCTGTATAAACAAACTTGATTCATTGAGAAAATTTGTTAAGAGATATCATCCCCTAACAACTGAAATTGATCTAATCCGCATAAACGATATTCGAAAGATGATTGAGCGCAAAGAGGATTTTATTAAGATAGGCCACATGATATTATCATTCCTGAATACGAAGATCAGCGATTCAAGAATCTGCATGCTTGAACATGCTGATATATTAACAAAGGATAAGGTCCCCAAAAAGGGGAAGAGATTAAGACTTGGATTTTCATTTTATGGGTACATAACTGACGACGACAAAGATGCTGGCATTCTGCTCAGAACGGGTAAGGTTACCCAGAATGCCTTTAAATGGTATGAGGATGTCTCTTCT encodes:
- a CDS encoding DUF3450 family protein, coding for MRVSAYILLLFIIINSAHGEDDKNFILRKRIMETKKKIESYNSKSKEIEGRTEEFSKKHAERVKKRRRDISRLGEDVSKFEKELRVENIKIMSNKKVLKNLERQFAVFRKKIKENMNNYNQSILKGLPKSTEDRSLNVSRLISDTEFANITTEEIFNRYYIFLNKELITGLDSEVYVKDNIEYLRIGWILLAYSDSEGKNVGLLTRKDGKWVWRNSLDFSMRKAIRDSIKMVKGKKAPELIKFPIPLALIREDLQGAFK